A window of the Deltaproteobacteria bacterium genome harbors these coding sequences:
- a CDS encoding methionyl-tRNA formyltransferase translates to MNSYRIVFMGTPEFAVPALKALIEGPNRVVAAVTRPDRPRGRGRKLSPSPIKVLAERAGIAVLQPEETRSPEFLNQVRDLAPDLLVVAAYGLILPQELLDIPRIMPVNVHGSLLPRYRGAAPIQWAIIQGDTETGVTIMEMDAGMDTGPILLQETLTIGPEETFGELYERMAELGAGLLVQALEELHKGTLKPRPQPEEDASYAPPIKPEMARLDWSQPAMRISCMVRALDPRPGAYTLWNGQRLRLYRPFVVDMEAGDMEPGTVCRAGEDGVVITAGKGCLGIRELQWPGKRRMPCAEFLRGRPVPVGARFES, encoded by the coding sequence ATGAATTCGTACAGAATTGTATTTATGGGTACTCCTGAATTTGCAGTTCCGGCACTGAAGGCCTTGATTGAGGGTCCGAATCGGGTGGTGGCCGCAGTAACCCGGCCCGACAGGCCCAGGGGCCGGGGCAGGAAGTTGAGCCCTTCTCCGATAAAGGTCCTGGCGGAAAGGGCGGGTATTGCCGTGCTCCAGCCCGAGGAAACCCGCTCCCCGGAGTTCCTGAATCAGGTTCGGGACCTTGCGCCTGACCTTCTGGTCGTTGCTGCCTACGGCCTGATACTTCCTCAGGAGCTGCTTGATATCCCGCGGATAATGCCTGTCAACGTCCACGGCTCCCTTCTCCCCAGGTATCGAGGGGCGGCACCGATACAGTGGGCCATTATACAAGGGGATACCGAGACCGGCGTAACCATTATGGAGATGGATGCCGGGATGGACACCGGCCCCATACTCCTTCAGGAGACCCTGACCATCGGGCCGGAGGAGACCTTCGGCGAGCTCTATGAGCGTATGGCAGAGCTGGGGGCCGGACTGCTTGTGCAGGCACTGGAAGAGCTGCACAAGGGCACTTTAAAACCAAGACCCCAGCCCGAAGAAGATGCAAGCTACGCCCCTCCCATCAAGCCTGAGATGGCAAGGCTGGACTGGTCTCAGCCTGCAATGCGTATTTCATGTATGGTCCGGGCCCTTGATCCGAGACCAGGGGCCTATACCCTTTGGAATGGTCAGCGTCTGAGACTCTACAGGCCATTTGTTGTGGATATGGAGGCCGGGGATATGGAGCCCGGCACGGTCTGCCGTGCCGGAGAGGACGGCGTGGTGATTACTGCAGGAAAGGGCTGTCTGGGTATCAGGGAGCTTCAGTGGCCCGGGAAGAGGCGTATGCCCTGCGCGGAATTCCTGAGGGGCAGGCCGGTTCCCGTTGGTGCAAGGTTTGAGTCATGA
- a CDS encoding VapC toxin family PIN domain ribonuclease — MSFLVDTVVLSELREKNRDRSVVRWFKDALAYDLFLSVVTIGEVEKGISNHRKKNPAFARKLEDWLSNIFLYYSDRILPVDINIARRWGRLSEELGHSGADLLIAATALEHGLTVVKQNTRHFEPTGALVLNPWLTD; from the coding sequence GTGAGTTTTTTGGTCGATACGGTGGTTCTTTCAGAACTTAGGGAGAAAAATCGGGACAGGAGTGTTGTACGCTGGTTTAAGGATGCCCTTGCGTATGATCTTTTTTTGAGCGTGGTCACAATTGGTGAGGTGGAAAAGGGGATATCCAACCATAGAAAAAAGAATCCGGCATTTGCAAGAAAGCTGGAAGACTGGCTTTCCAATATCTTTTTGTATTACAGTGACAGGATTCTTCCTGTCGATATTAATATAGCGCGTCGCTGGGGGAGACTGAGTGAAGAACTTGGTCATTCAGGAGCGGATCTGTTGATCGCGGCAACTGCTCTTGAGCATGGATTAACAGTAGTCAAGCAAAATACCAGGCATTTTGAGCCCACAGGGGCTTTAGTTTTGAACCCCTGGCTAACAGACTGA
- a CDS encoding prevent-host-death protein, translated as MSLAQWSLQNAKNKFSAVVEAAKQGKPQVVTERGVPAVVVISFEDFAKFRHAEKMAVPSFNEHLLNMPTDEGEFERSEVFLREVAL; from the coding sequence TTGTCGTTAGCTCAGTGGTCGCTTCAAAATGCAAAAAACAAGTTCAGTGCCGTGGTTGAGGCAGCAAAACAGGGTAAGCCACAGGTGGTTACTGAGCGTGGCGTGCCTGCTGTAGTTGTTATTTCATTTGAGGATTTTGCCAAGTTCCGGCATGCGGAAAAAATGGCTGTGCCATCGTTCAATGAACATCTCCTTAATATGCCAACTGACGAAGGTGAGTTTGAGCGTAGTGAGGTTTTTTTGAGGGAAGTCGCGTTGTGA